A region of Arabidopsis thaliana chromosome 5, partial sequence DNA encodes the following proteins:
- the DCL4 gene encoding dicer-like 4, with the protein MTPQILLHNLQHCFIKMECISLLIFDECHHAQQQSNHPYAEIMKVFYKSESLQRPRIFGMTASPVVGKGSFQSENLSKSINSLENLLNAKVYSVESNVQLDGFVSSPLVKVYYYRSALSDASQSTIRYENMLEDIKQRCLASLKLLIDTHQTQTLLSMKRLLKRSHDNLIYTLLNLGLWGAIQAAKIQLNSDHNVQDEPVGKNPKSKICDTYLSMAAEALSSGVAKDENASDLLSLAALKEPLFSRKLVQLIKILSVFRLEPHMKCIIFVNRIVTARTLSCILNNLELLRSWKSDFLVGLSSGLKSMSRRSMETILKRFQSKELNLLVATKVGEEGLDIQTCCLVIRYDLPETVTSFIQSRGRARMPQSEYAFLVDSGNEKEMDLIENFKVNEDRMNLEITYRSSEETCPRLDEELYKVHETGACISGGSSISLLYKYCSRLPHDEFFQPKPEFQFKPVDEFGGTICRITLPANAPISEIESSLLPSTEAAKKDACLKAVHELHNLGVLNDFLLPDSKDEIEDELSDDEFDFDNIKGEGCSRGDLYEMRVPVLFKQKWDPSTSCVNLHSYYIMFVPHPADRIYKKFGFFMKSPLPVEAETMDIDLHLAHQRSVSVKIFPSGVTEFDNDEIRLAELFQEIALKVLFERGELIPDFVPLELQDSSRTSKSTFYLLLPLCLHDGESVISVDWVTIRNCLSSPIFKTPSVLVEDIFPPSGSHLKLANGCWNIDDVKNSLVFTTYSKQFYFVADICHGRNGFSPVKESSTKSHVESIYKLYGVELKHPAQPLLRVKPLCHVRNLLHNRMQTNLEPQELDEYFIEIPPELSHLKIKGLSKDIGSSLSLLPSIMHRMENLLVAIELKHVLSASIPEIAEVSGHRVLEALTTEKCHERLSLERLEVLGDAFLKFAVSRHLFLHHDSLDEGELTRRRSNVVNNSNLCRLAIKKNLQVYIRDQALDPTQFFAFGHPCRVTCDEVASKEVHSLNRDLGILESNTGEIRCSKGHHWLYKKTIADVVEALVGAFLVDSGFKGAVKFLKWIGVNVDFESLQVQDACIASRRYLPLTTRNNLETLENQLDYKFLHKGLLVQAFIHPSYNRHGGGCYQRLEFLGDAVLDYLMTSYFFTVFPKLKPGQLTDLRSLSVNNEALANVAVSFSLKRFLFCESIYLHEVIEDYTNFLASSPLASGQSEGPRCPKVLGDLVESCLGALFLDCGFNLNHVWTMMLSFLDPVKNLSNLQISPIKELIELCQSYKWDREISATKKDGAFTVELKVTKNGCCLTVSATGRNKREGTKKAAQLMITNLKAHENITTSHPLEDVLKNGIRNEAKLIGYNEDPIDVVDLVGLDVENLNILETFGGNSERSSSYVIRRGLPQAPSKTEDRLPQKAIIKAGGPSSKTAKSLLHETCVANCWKPPHFECCEEEGPGHLKSFVYKVILEVEDAPNMTLECYGEARATKKGAAEHAAQAAIWCLKHSGFLC; encoded by the exons ATGACTCCACAAATACTTCTGCATAACTTACAGCACTGTTTCATCAAGATGGAGTGTATCTCCCTTCTAATATTTGATGAGTGTCACCATGCTCAACAACAAAGCAACCATCCTTATGCAGAAATCATGAAG GTTTTCTATAAATCGGAAAGTTTACAACGGCCTCGAATATTTGGAATGACTGCATCTCCAGTTGTTGGCAAAG GGTCTTTTCAATCAGAGAATTTATCGAAAAGCATTAATAGCCTTGAAAATTTGCTCAATGCCAAG GTTTATTCAGTGGAAAGCAATGTCCAGCTGGATGGTTTTGTTTCATCTCCTTTAGTCAAAGTATATTATTATCGGTCAGCTTTAAGTGATGCATCTCAATCGACCATCAGATATGAAAACATGCTGGAGGACATCAAACAGCGG TGCTTGGCATCACTTAAGCTGCTGATTGATACTCATCAAACACAAACCCTCCTAAGTATGAAAAGGCTTCTCAAAAGATCTCATGATAATCTCATATATACTCTGCTGAATCTTGGCCTCTGGGGAGCAATACAG GCTGCTAAAATCCAATTGAATAGTGACCATAATGTACAAGACGAGCCTGTGGGAAAGAATCCTAAGTCAAAGATATGTGATACATATCTTTCTATGGCTGCTGAGGCCCTCTCTTCTGGTGTTGCTAAAG ATGAGAATGCATCTGACCTCCTCAGCTTAGCGGCGTTGAAGGAACCATTATTCTCTAGAAAGCTAGTTCAATTGATTAAGATCCTTTCGGTATTCAG gcTAGAGCCACACATGAAATGTATAATATTTGTCAATCGGATTGTGACTGCAAGAACATTGTCATGCATACTAAATAACTTGGAACTGCTACGGTCTTGGAAGTCTGATTTCCTTGTTGGACTTAGTTCTGGACTGAAGAGCATGTCAAGAAGGAGTATGGAAACAATACTTAAACGGTTCCAATCTAAAGAG CTCAATTTACTGGTTGCCACTAAAGTTGGTGAAGAAGGCCTTGATATTCAGACATGCTGTCTTGTGATCCGTTATGATTTACCAGAGACTGTTACCAGCTTCATACAGTCCAGAGGTCGTGCTCGAATGCCTCAGTCTGAATATGCGTTTCTAGTGGACAG CGGAAACGAGAAAGAGATGGAtcttattgaaaattttaaagtaaatgAAGATCGAATGAATCTAGAAATTACTTACAGAAGCTCAGAGGAAACTTGTCCTAGACTTGATGAGGAGTTATACAAAGTTCATGAGACAGGAGCTTGTATCAGTGGTGGAAGCAGCATCTCCCTTCTCTATAAATATTGTTCTAGGCTTCCACATGATGA ATTTTTTCAGCCCAAGCCAGAGTTTCAATTCAAGCCTGTTGACGAATTTGGTGGAACTATCTGTCGCATAACTTTACCTGCTAATGCTCCTATAAGTGAAATCGAAAGTTCACTACTACCTTCGACAGAAGCTGCTAAAAAGGATGCTTGTCTAAAGGCTGTGCATGAGTTGCACAACTTGGGTGTACTTAACGATTTTCTGTTGCCAGATTCCAAGGATGAAATTGAGGACGAATTGTcagatgatgaatttgattttgataacaTCAAAG GTGAAGGCTGTTCACGAGGTGACCTGTATGAGATGCGTGTACCAGTCTTGTTTAAACAAAAGTGGGATCCATCTACAAGTTGTGTCAATCTTCATTCTTACTATATAATGTTTGTGCCTCATCCCGCTGATAGGATCTACaaaaagtttggtttcttcatgAAGTCACCTCTTCCCGTTGAGGCTGAGACTATGGATATCGATCTTCACCTTGCTCATCAAAGATCTGTAAGTGTAAAGATTTTTCCATCAGGGGTCACAGAATTCGACAACGATGAG ATAAGACTAGCTGAGCTTTTCCAGGAGATTGCCCTGAAGGTTCTTTTTGAACGGGGGGAGCTGATCCCGGACTTTGTTCCCTTGGAACTGCAAGACTCTTCTAGAACAAGCAAATCCACCTtctaccttcttcttccactctGTCTGCATGATGGAGAAAGTGTTATATCTGTAGATTGGGTGACTATCAGAAACTGCTTGTCATCACCAATCTTTAAGACTCCATCTGTTTTAGTGGAAGATATATTTCCTCCTTCGGGCTCTCATTTAAAGCTAGCAAATGGCTGCTGGAATATTGATGATGTGAAGAACAGCTTGGTTTTTACAACCTACAGTAAACAATTTTACTTTGTTGCTGATATCTGCCATGGAAGAAATGGTTTCAGTCCTGTTAAGGAATCTAGCACCAAAAGCCATGTGGAGAGCATATATAAGTT GTATGGCGTGGAACTCAAGCATCCTGCACAGCCACTCTTGCGTGTGAAACCACTTTGTCATGTTCGGAACTTGCTTCACAACCGAATGCAGACGAATTTGG AACCACAAGAACTTGACGAATACTTCATAGAGATTCCTCCCGAACTTTCTCACTTAAAGATAAAAGGATTATCTAAAGACATCGGAAGCTCGTTATCCTTGTTACCATCAATCATGCATCGTATGGAGAATTTACTCGTGGCTATTGAACTGAAACATGTGCTGTCTGCTTCGATCCCTGAGATAGCTGAAGTTTCTGGTCACAGG GTACTCGAGGCGCTCACAACAGAGAAATGTCATGAGCGCCTTTCTCTTGAAAGGCTTGAGGTGCTTGGTGATGCATTCCTCAAGTTTGCTGTTAGCCGACACCTTTTTCTACACCATGATAGTCTTGATGAAGGAGAGTTGACTCGGAGACGCTCTAACGTTGTTAACAATTCCAACTTGTGCAGGcttgcaataaaaaaaaatctgcag GTCTACATCCGTGATCAAGCATTGGATCCTACTCAGTTCTTTGCATTTGGCCATCCATGCAGAGTAACCTGTGACGAGGTAGCCAGTAAAGAGGTTCATTCCTTGAATAGGGATCTTGGGATCTTGGAGTCAAATACTGGTGAAATCAGATGTAGCAAAGGCCATCATTGGTTgtacaagaaaacaattgcTGATGTGGTTGAGGCTCTTGTGGGAGCTTTCTTAGTTGACAGTGGCTTCAAAGGTGCTGTGAAATTTCTGAAGTGGATTGGTGTAAATGTTGATTTTGAATCCTTGCAAGTACAAGATGCTTGTATTGCAAGCAGGCGCTACTTGCCCCTCACTACTCGCAATAATTTGGAGACCCTTGAAAACCAGCTTGACTATAAGTTCCTCCACAAAGGTCTACTTGTACAAGCCTTTATCCATCCATCTTACAACAGGCATGGAGGAGGCTGCTACCAG AGATTGGAGTTTCTTGGGGATGCTGTTCTGGACTACTTGATGACATCCTATTTTTTCACAGTCTTCCCGAAACTGAAACCTGGTCAACTGACCGATCTAAGATCTCTCTCAGTAAATAATGAGGCGCTAGCAAATGTTGCTGTCAGTTTTTCGCTAAAGAGATTTCTATTTTGCGAGTCCATTTATCTTCATGAAGTTATAGAGGATTATACCAATTTCCTGGCATCTTCCCCATTGGCAAGTGGACAATCTGAAGGTCCAAGATGCCCAAAG GTTCTTGGTGACTTGGTAGAATCCTGTTTGGGGGCTCTTTTCCTCGATTGTGGGTTCAACTTGAATCATGTCTGGACTATGATGCTATCATTTCTAGATCCGGTCAAAAACTTGTCTAACCTTCAGATTAGTCCTATAAAAGAACTGATTGAACTTTGCCAGTCTTACAAGTGGGATCGGGAAATATCAGCGACGAAAAAGGATGGTGCTTTTACTGTTGAACTAAAAGTGACCAAGAATGGTTGTTGCCTTACAGTTTCTGCAACTGGTCGGAACAAAAGAGAGGGCACAAAAAAGGCTGCACAGCTGATGATTACAAACCTGAAG GCTCATGAGAACATAACAACCTCCCATCCGTTGGAGGATGTTCTGAAGAATGGCATCCGAAATGAAGCTAAATTAATTGGCTACAATGAAGATCCTATAGATGTTGTGGATCTTGTTGGGCTGGACGTTGAAAACCTAAATATCCTAGAAACTTTTGGCGGGAATAGTGAAAGAAGCAGCTCATACGTCATCAGACGAGGTCTCCCCCAAGCACCATCTAAAACAGAAGACAGGCTTCCTCAAAAGGCCATCATAAAAGCAG GTGGACCAAGCAGCAAAACCGCAAAATCCCTCTTGCACGAAACATGTGTTGCTAACTGTTGGAAGCCACCACACTTCGAATGTTGTGAAGAGGAAGGACCAGGCCACCTGAAATC ATTCGTCTACAAGGTAATCCTGGAAGTTGAAGATGCGCCCAATATGACATTGGAATGTTATGGTGAGGCTAGAGCAACGAAGAAAGGTGCAGCAGAGCACGCTGCCCAAGCTGCTATATGGTGCCTCAAGCATTCTGGATTCCTTTGCTGA